A section of the Prochlorococcus sp. MIT 1341 genome encodes:
- a CDS encoding divergent PAP2 family protein has translation MTFPASTTHNPIEIFDNGVLAWGLVACGFAQVSKLFIELIQNRRWRPSVLIETGGMPSSHSALVTGTTAGIGWELGFSHPAFALAVTMAFVVMYDASGIRREAGLIASKVNLLPKNIWENLDSSELKENLGHSRLEVVVGSLIGPTVALPGLVFIGSPLHLIQSITLTPG, from the coding sequence ATGACATTCCCCGCAAGCACCACACACAACCCAATCGAAATCTTCGACAATGGGGTTCTCGCATGGGGGCTAGTTGCATGTGGCTTTGCTCAGGTTTCCAAACTTTTTATAGAACTCATTCAAAATCGAAGATGGCGCCCTTCTGTCTTAATAGAGACTGGAGGAATGCCTTCAAGTCATTCTGCACTAGTAACTGGAACAACAGCTGGCATAGGTTGGGAATTGGGGTTTAGTCATCCTGCATTTGCTCTAGCAGTAACTATGGCCTTTGTAGTTATGTACGATGCAAGTGGTATACGACGTGAAGCAGGTTTAATAGCATCAAAAGTTAATTTACTTCCAAAAAATATTTGGGAGAATTTAGACAGTAGTGAACTCAAAGAAAATCTTGGACACAGCAGATTAGAGGTCGTAGTTGGAAGTTTAATTGGGCCTACGGTGGCCTTGCCTGGTCTTGTATTTATTGGTTCACCATTACATTTAATTCAAAGCATCACATTGACTCCTGGGTGA
- a CDS encoding ATP-dependent DNA helicase translates to MKGNIKKNSSLTSKLTEEQKIVYKNFKSWLGETGEKKETSFVLSGFAGTGKTFLSTRFLRIAEKSKLCWTVVAPTHKAVGVIRQALENEKLKPTWYPSTIHRLLKLRLKRKGDIEHFEKTEQTSSALEQLGLVLIDEASMINSSLLTIILECAQPFKTRLVFVGDPAQLPPINEEVSPVFSMKKCAQVELTNVVRHHGVVLNLANGFRQGKIPCIPPPYLPIIKSKNEIVGCLSKQHWLEKAQEALKESSYQNNPDGARILCYTNRILEKLVPHARRALHGEMADQLPVLPGEILISRNAIMAPAASQGSQEGGEPDMVLGSNRELQVIDVSPHDCDLSKFGLNKDSNWDVPIIKTQLIQAKAGDLQLELRMLPCVGTNARKLLDATLNKIKIKAKMLPKQEGKPIWRQFFLIRDAFASLGPAAVLTVHRSQGSSFDEVFVAPDVFWPKEMTLRKQLVYVAVSRAKSAVWLVGENNNLHLKVEWEQALQKRNLKRQS, encoded by the coding sequence GTGAAAGGCAATATAAAGAAAAACTCTTCCCTTACATCAAAGCTCACAGAAGAGCAAAAGATTGTTTACAAAAATTTCAAATCATGGCTAGGCGAAACTGGCGAAAAGAAAGAAACAAGTTTTGTTCTCAGTGGATTTGCTGGTACCGGAAAAACATTCCTATCAACAAGGTTTCTACGTATAGCTGAAAAATCAAAGCTTTGCTGGACAGTTGTTGCCCCAACTCACAAAGCTGTGGGAGTAATAAGACAAGCTCTAGAGAACGAAAAATTAAAACCTACATGGTATCCATCAACAATTCACCGCCTCCTTAAATTGAGACTAAAAAGAAAAGGAGACATAGAACATTTTGAAAAGACAGAACAAACTTCGAGCGCTCTTGAACAATTGGGGTTAGTTCTTATTGATGAAGCTTCAATGATTAACAGCTCATTATTAACAATAATTCTCGAATGCGCTCAACCATTCAAGACTCGCCTTGTCTTCGTAGGCGACCCTGCACAATTACCACCAATCAATGAAGAGGTAAGCCCTGTATTCTCAATGAAAAAATGCGCCCAGGTTGAACTAACAAATGTAGTTCGGCATCATGGGGTAGTTTTAAACCTTGCTAATGGTTTTCGTCAGGGAAAAATCCCATGTATACCGCCACCATACCTTCCAATAATAAAAAGCAAAAATGAGATTGTTGGTTGTTTAAGTAAGCAACATTGGCTTGAGAAAGCTCAAGAAGCATTAAAAGAATCTTCCTATCAAAATAATCCTGATGGGGCTAGAATTCTTTGTTATACAAATAGAATTCTTGAGAAATTAGTACCACATGCCAGAAGAGCTCTCCATGGTGAGATGGCAGACCAATTACCTGTACTTCCTGGGGAAATTCTAATCAGTAGAAACGCAATAATGGCACCAGCTGCAAGCCAAGGTTCCCAAGAAGGAGGAGAGCCTGACATGGTTTTAGGCTCCAATAGAGAATTACAAGTAATTGATGTTTCACCTCACGATTGTGACTTATCGAAATTTGGCTTGAATAAAGATTCAAACTGGGATGTTCCTATTATAAAAACTCAATTAATCCAAGCAAAAGCTGGAGATTTACAATTAGAATTAAGAATGCTTCCTTGTGTAGGGACGAACGCAAGAAAACTATTGGATGCAACACTCAATAAAATAAAAATCAAGGCAAAGATGTTGCCAAAGCAAGAAGGAAAACCTATTTGGAGGCAATTCTTTCTAATTAGAGATGCATTTGCTTCACTTGGTCCAGCTGCTGTACTAACTGTTCATAGAAGTCAAGGCAGCAGTTTTGATGAGGTATTTGTTGCTCCTGATGTTTTTTGGCCTAAAGAAATGACCTTACGAAAGCAACTCGTATATGTAGCCGTCAGTCGCGCAAAAAGTGCAGTATGGTTAGTAGGTGAGAACAATAATCTTCACCTTAAAGTTGAATGGGAACAAGCCCTACAGAAACGCAACCTAAAACGTCAATCCTAA
- a CDS encoding cobyrinate a,c-diamide synthase gives MAFVVAAPSSGSGKTILSLVLLAWAKSQGFRSQPFKIGPDYLDAEHLTKVSGSRCRNLDIPLCGFDWVKKSFQGYGGQADFVLVEGVMGLFDGVGASDYGSTASVAKYLDLPVVLVVDASGQAASIAALLNGFCLHDEKLRIAGVVLNKINSKRHLELLTQVLTRSGVRVLGHLPRDSQLTISSKNLGLVPAHELDGFEKRYEGLAFLAERHLDLETFKKLLLSPQACFDPVKSLFENENENFFSQKYSVAIAQDRAFHFRYEEMKECLSCLGVELIPWSPLNDEALPPSVSGLMIPGGFPEEFAELLSTCRRSLNEIRSFYGKFPIYAECGGMMLLGESIYDTEGNNFKLSGILPYSFTKSSLKVGYRKMIGINDTLLIKKNELLVGHEFHRWHLVSSPNPLNDSSDQYLDAKSSSLFKPWKMSGYLQLEEEEGFSNCLLHASWVHLHWASNIKLAKRWRKSLELVITQ, from the coding sequence ATGGCATTTGTAGTTGCAGCTCCATCTAGTGGTAGCGGTAAGACGATACTAAGTCTTGTCCTTTTAGCCTGGGCAAAAAGTCAAGGATTTAGGTCTCAACCCTTTAAGATCGGGCCTGATTATCTTGATGCTGAGCATCTTACTAAGGTCTCTGGAAGTCGTTGTAGGAATTTAGATATTCCTCTTTGTGGTTTTGATTGGGTAAAAAAAAGTTTTCAAGGATATGGAGGACAAGCTGATTTTGTTTTAGTTGAAGGAGTCATGGGACTTTTTGATGGTGTTGGTGCTTCGGATTATGGCAGTACAGCCTCTGTAGCTAAATATCTCGATTTACCAGTAGTTTTAGTCGTAGATGCATCTGGCCAAGCAGCTTCTATCGCTGCATTGCTGAATGGTTTTTGTCTTCATGATGAAAAACTTCGGATAGCAGGCGTAGTCCTTAATAAAATAAATTCCAAAAGGCATTTAGAGCTTTTAACCCAAGTACTTACAAGATCAGGGGTAAGGGTTCTGGGTCATTTGCCAAGAGATTCTCAGTTAACAATTTCTAGTAAGAATTTGGGACTTGTCCCAGCGCATGAACTTGATGGTTTTGAAAAAAGATATGAAGGATTGGCTTTTTTAGCGGAAAGACATCTTGATCTTGAAACTTTCAAGAAACTTCTACTTTCTCCACAAGCATGTTTTGATCCGGTAAAATCATTGTTTGAGAACGAAAATGAGAATTTTTTCAGTCAAAAATATTCTGTTGCAATAGCTCAAGATAGGGCATTTCATTTTCGATATGAAGAAATGAAGGAATGCTTGTCTTGCTTAGGGGTGGAATTAATTCCATGGAGCCCACTGAACGATGAAGCGTTACCCCCTTCCGTAAGTGGTTTAATGATTCCCGGAGGGTTTCCTGAAGAGTTCGCTGAATTGTTGTCAACTTGCAGAAGAAGTTTGAATGAAATTAGATCCTTTTATGGGAAGTTTCCAATCTATGCTGAGTGTGGTGGCATGATGCTATTGGGAGAATCTATTTATGATACAGAAGGTAATAATTTCAAGCTTTCTGGCATCTTGCCTTATTCCTTTACTAAGAGTTCTTTGAAGGTTGGCTATCGAAAAATGATTGGAATTAATGATACTCTTCTCATAAAAAAGAACGAGCTTTTAGTTGGCCATGAGTTTCATAGGTGGCACCTGGTTAGTAGTCCAAACCCTTTAAATGATTCGTCCGATCAATACTTAGATGCTAAGAGTTCAAGCCTATTTAAGCCTTGGAAGATGAGTGGTTACTTACAATTAGAGGAAGAAGAAGGATTTTCTAACTGTTTACTTCATGCGAGTTGGGTCCACCTTCATTGGGCAAGTAATATAAAACTTGCTAAAAGATGGCGTAAATCACTTGAACTTGTCATCACCCAATAA
- a CDS encoding glucose-6-phosphate dehydrogenase assembly protein OpcA yields MSPQLTLQTPLQLPPEEIPVYLENLWAYEKDQPGTTGANTFCLLVWQPAWLEQHLVRTGRINGPIIGSQRKGLVTAARELVLEGDLPHSTPPFDQRVTDVISKNDVEISYEDLRGQHIDSAISTLHPRRLITLAPTLDDEQKLDTLVAAYCPLPEDGRGPSACGDVIVFRGGLKSLKKRIEIIDPLTFTDLPCWLWWNGRLDEAPELLDSLALSPRRLVVDSALGKPDKCLLFLTDRVQKNQAIYDLNWLRFRSWRETLAIIFDPPFRHSVLQNVVQLDIDIEGRHPVQGLLLASWLADRLDWKLVDTVNTNGEGIAFEFQRRDLEKVQFRLSPLPVGKPSIHPGQIVGIRLICKSKHDPKDDLCVILGAESGECMRLEAGGMANMELLEEVVPNQNISVERDVARLLGTSRGSTGPLFASALPLAEKMFNLSKESF; encoded by the coding sequence ATGTCACCTCAACTTACCCTTCAGACACCGCTTCAACTACCTCCCGAGGAGATCCCTGTCTATTTAGAGAATTTATGGGCATATGAAAAGGACCAGCCTGGTACTACAGGAGCTAACACTTTTTGTTTATTGGTTTGGCAACCTGCTTGGTTAGAACAACACCTAGTTAGAACCGGAAGGATAAATGGTCCAATTATTGGCTCGCAAAGAAAAGGATTGGTAACAGCAGCTCGAGAACTTGTTTTAGAGGGAGATTTGCCTCATAGTACGCCACCTTTTGATCAAAGAGTTACAGATGTTATCTCTAAAAATGATGTAGAAATTTCTTATGAAGATCTAAGAGGTCAACATATTGATTCTGCTATTAGTACGTTGCACCCTAGGAGGTTAATAACTTTAGCCCCTACATTGGATGATGAGCAAAAACTAGACACACTTGTCGCAGCATATTGCCCTCTCCCAGAGGATGGGAGAGGGCCTTCTGCGTGTGGTGACGTTATTGTTTTCAGAGGAGGTCTTAAGTCTCTTAAGAAGCGAATTGAGATAATAGACCCTTTAACCTTTACTGATTTACCTTGCTGGTTGTGGTGGAATGGCCGATTAGATGAAGCTCCTGAATTACTAGATAGCTTAGCTTTGTCCCCAAGAAGACTAGTTGTAGATAGTGCTCTTGGGAAACCCGATAAATGTTTGCTTTTTTTGACTGATAGGGTTCAAAAAAATCAAGCTATTTATGACCTGAATTGGTTACGTTTTAGAAGTTGGAGAGAAACTCTTGCAATAATCTTTGATCCACCTTTTCGACACTCCGTACTCCAAAATGTGGTCCAATTAGATATTGATATTGAAGGGCGCCATCCAGTTCAAGGGTTATTACTTGCAAGTTGGTTAGCGGACCGTCTTGATTGGAAACTTGTTGATACCGTTAATACTAATGGAGAGGGAATTGCTTTCGAGTTTCAGCGGAGGGACCTTGAAAAAGTTCAATTTCGTCTTTCACCTCTACCTGTAGGTAAACCAAGTATTCATCCTGGGCAAATAGTTGGCATAAGATTGATTTGCAAATCAAAGCATGATCCAAAGGATGATCTTTGTGTGATCCTTGGAGCTGAATCAGGAGAGTGTATGCGTCTTGAGGCTGGAGGGATGGCAAACATGGAGCTTCTTGAGGAAGTTGTCCCAAATCAGAATATTTCTGTAGAGAGAGATGTAGCACGTCTCTTGGGAACTAGCAGAGGATCCACAGGTCCTCTTTTTGCTTCAGCCTTGCCTTTAGCAGAAAAGATGTTCAATCTTTCTAAGGAGTCTTTTTAG